ATATTGATATCCAGCAGCAGAAGATGGGGCTTCAGCTTCCTGTAAAGCTCCAGGGTCTCCGGGCCGTTTCCCGCTTCTCCAACCACTTCGCACCTCATCGAATTCATGACGGCTTTCATGAGCACCCTGCAATGGCGCTCGTCGTCGGCAATCATCACTCTTGGCTTCTTTGTTTCCATTGATTCAATTTCCCATGGGCAAGGTAAAATGAAAGGTGCTTCCCAATTCCACCTGGCTCTCCACGTGCACATTGCCCCCGTGTGCTTCAATGATTTTCCTGGCAATGGCCAAACCCAAACCGGTACTCTTTTCTCCGCCGGTGGGCAGAGTCTTCGATTTTTCAAATTCTTCAAAAATCGTACATCGGTCTTCCATGGGAATGCCCGGACCTTCATCGGTCACACTCACTCTGGCCATACCTTTTTCCCTCTTCAGAGAAACATGGATATCCGTTCCGGAAGGGGAAAACTTGATGGCATTGCTGAGCAGGTTATCCAGCACCCGGGCGATCCTATCCGGGTCAAAAGAGATGTCGGGCAGTTCCATCAGGTCTTGGTGAAGAGTGATGTTCTTTTCTTCCGCAATGACCCTGTGAACACGAATACGCTCACTGATCAACTTTCCAAGGGAGCCGCTTTTCAACTGCAGTTCGAACCGACCGCTCTCAATGACGGAAATGTCCAAAAGGTCGTTCACCAGTTTGAGCATCCCACTGCTGGCTGTGTTGATGATGTTGATGTATTCTCTCTGCTCCTCTGTCAGGGGCCCCACCGCCTCGGTCAGAATGATTTCGCTGAGCCCACGAATGGAAATGAGGGGATTCCTGAGATCGTGCGCGACAGTCCCCAGAAACTTGTTTTTCAGGTGATTCAGTTCCACGAGCTGGTTGATGACCATGCCATTTTTCAGAAGGACATCGTTCAAAACCCGGTTCCTGCACTCACGATCCTCCCCCAGTGCCCAGCATTCCAAAAGAGCGGAAAAGAGCTTGGCGGGATGAGATTCTCTAGGATATTCCCCCCC
This region of Desulforhabdus amnigena genomic DNA includes:
- a CDS encoding sensor histidine kinase, encoding MRSVKSADINRLIEEYVGGEYPRESHPAKLFSALLECWALGEDRECRNRVLNDVLLKNGMVINQLVELNHLKNKFLGTVAHDLRNPLISIRGLSEIILTEAVGPLTEEQREYINIINTASSGMLKLVNDLLDISVIESGRFELQLKSGSLGKLISERIRVHRVIAEEKNITLHQDLMELPDISFDPDRIARVLDNLLSNAIKFSPSGTDIHVSLKREKGMARVSVTDEGPGIPMEDRCTIFEEFEKSKTLPTGGEKSTGLGLAIARKIIEAHGGNVHVESQVELGSTFHFTLPMGN